The genomic DNA CGCTCACGAATCAGGCTTTTGTGGCTTATCAGTTTTCTGTACAAAGCAATCAATCGACCGTCAACAAGGTTGAGGGTTGGAATCTGGAACGGACCAATTCGAAACTGGCTCAGTTGATCCGACCGCAGCTTGCGTCTGATAGCAAACAACCGTTGAATTATCCAGAAACATTCCCCGCAACACTGAGTCTTCCGGAGTCTATTTTTGGCGTTATCGACAAAACAGATGCACCCCCTCATTATCAGGTCACCCTTAAAAAGGGGGAGATAATTCGACTTCAGGTTCTCTCTCAATCTCTCGGCTCTTTCCTCGATCCCGTACTCACCATCAAAGATTCCTCGGGGAAACTCATCAAGGAATTCGACGATATCGCAAAAACAAATTTCGATATCGACACCGCATGGACTGCACCCCTGGATGAAACTTATACATTTCTCATCTCAGATCGATATCAAAGTATTGGCCCTCGAAAATTTTATCAATTTCGAATCGAACAGGATCAGCCTCGCTTTCGCTTGAGTGTGTCCGAAAATCACTTCAGCCTCACGCCAGAGAAACCTCTGGAGGTCAGCATCAACGTGGAGCGTTTGGGGGGATTCGAAATGCCGATCACCTTCTCGGTTGATGGACTTCCAGATAACATCACGTATGAATCGATCCCGTCCGAACATAAGCAGAAGACTGAGAAAAAAGTCACCCTCAAACTTCTTGCAGCCAATGTAACGACAAGTTGGAATGGCCCCATTCAAATTTCTGGTCACCCAGAGGCCGATGAGAGCAAACGCGTTTTGGCAGTTGGCCCGACAAAACTTCCAGACGTAACTACGAATCAACTTTGGTTGACACTCGTCGAGCCTGCATCAAACTGAAGTCGATCTTTCGAGCTGAGGGCTAAAGACGACTGCAGCTTGCAGTAGCAGCTTTTTGATGATTTAAGAATCATTGCCTGGAAAAGGAACATCTTCCACAGAATCGCGGTGACTGCGGGGGCTATTGCTTCAATTCTTCCAAACTCAACTTTCGTTGACTGGCGTCTATTAGTTCGACGGGATGCAGGACAGGGATTTTGAGTTTGCGTTGTTTCAATAATGCCTGTAGTTGAAGTGAACAACCGACATTGGCCGAGACGATCACATCGGGATTTTGTTCGAGGATATGATCGAGTTTGCGATTGCCGAGTCGATCCGACATATCCGGCTCTACGAGATTATAACTACCAGCCGCTCCGCAGCAGATATTCGCTTCCGGAATCGAAACAATCTCCAGACCGGGTATTTTTCGCAGCAGTTCGCGAGGTTGCGATTCGATTTGCTGAGCGTGTCGCAAGTGACAAGCATCCTGATAGACCGCCCGCACAGGTAACGGACCTCCAGGTGGCTCAATATTCAGTTCGGACAGAAATTCATTAATATCCCGAATCTGCCCTGCAAACTGATTCAAGTCATCCGCATCCCCTGCAGAATACTGAGTCAGATGTCCATATTCCTTGAGCATCGCCCCGCAACCAGCCACATTCACCAGAATGACTTCAACGCCAGCCGTTTTGAAGGCTTCAATATTAGTGCGGGCTCGCTGGAGGGCCACATCGGTATGACCGGAATGATAATCCATCGCTCCACAACAGGATTGAGCATGCGGCACGATCACATCGCAGCCCGCTTCCTGCAACACGCGAACCGTCGCCCAGTGCAGCGAGCGAAACATGCCGTCTGCGACGCAGCCGAGAAACAGTCCCACCTTGCGACGAGCCGGCCGTTCGTGAGCATCGATCCGTTCGGGGAGTGGACTCTCGTACGGTTTCAACTTCGGCAACATGCGATGCATTCGCTGCAACGGAGTCGGCAATAA from Rubinisphaera italica includes the following:
- a CDS encoding PPC domain-containing protein; this encodes MIYLSMTYLRVLFVCSGFLTLFLNPTSGILAQSPAVTGLFPSGGQSGTKCVVKLQGKPGSLPLSIWVADDELLQAELNDTATELILNIAEEAAPQLTWIRFYNASGSSDLIPFLISKLPQVEEKEPNQSISEAHQIETLPQIVEGVLSKSGEVDTFAVTLNAGETFIASLDAHGLLGSPMDGVLQLLDHRGFVLAQNDDDHGFDPLLNFMINETGTYYVRLFGFPSTPNSTINYAGGADYHYRLTLTNQAFVAYQFSVQSNQSTVNKVEGWNLERTNSKLAQLIRPQLASDSKQPLNYPETFPATLSLPESIFGVIDKTDAPPHYQVTLKKGEIIRLQVLSQSLGSFLDPVLTIKDSSGKLIKEFDDIAKTNFDIDTAWTAPLDETYTFLISDRYQSIGPRKFYQFRIEQDQPRFRLSVSENHFSLTPEKPLEVSINVERLGGFEMPITFSVDGLPDNITYESIPSEHKQKTEKKVTLKLLAANVTTSWNGPIQISGHPEADESKRVLAVGPTKLPDVTTNQLWLTLVEPASN
- a CDS encoding (Fe-S)-binding protein — translated: MTSTSSNPDPTTPQFAGYVSHEDLLTCIHCGLCTSSCPTYLETGNENDGPRGRIHLMRGIEEQRIELTEKARRHLDLCLDCRSCETACPSGVQYGQLIESFRNSDHQKQLANDPDHKESWFDKYILRDLFTNRHRLERILWPTRLMQWLKLDRVIDATGIVKLLPTPLQRMHRMLPKLKPYESPLPERIDAHERPARRKVGLFLGCVADGMFRSLHWATVRVLQEAGCDVIVPHAQSCCGAMDYHSGHTDVALQRARTNIEAFKTAGVEVILVNVAGCGAMLKEYGHLTQYSAGDADDLNQFAGQIRDINEFLSELNIEPPGGPLPVRAVYQDACHLRHAQQIESQPRELLRKIPGLEIVSIPEANICCGAAGSYNLVEPDMSDRLGNRKLDHILEQNPDVIVSANVGCSLQLQALLKQRKLKIPVLHPVELIDASQRKLSLEELKQ